One window from the genome of Rhodobacteraceae bacterium S2214 encodes:
- a CDS encoding ABC transporter permease has product MEMQVTPKPKRMWLSPLNQRRWRNFQRNRRAVWSLWIFTVLFVLSLFAELIANDKPILVSYRGELRMPIVSFYSERDYGGDFPTEAVYGDVEVKCLIATGGLEDCFDDPEGLLETVESGGDVDIEGFQKGWTIWPIIPYSYNTIVDRPGAAPAAPNVIARPEIADADRPRGRIARWASRIPVLLPADQRGNNILGTDDTKRDVAARIIYGFRLSILFAGIVTIGSSLIGILAGAVQGYFGGWTDLIFQRFIEIWTGMPSLYVIIIVFAIVGRSFWLLVFLTILFGWPALVGLVRAEFLRARNFEYVRAAKALGVSDRTIMFRHMLPNAMVATVTMLPFLVTGAIGGLASLDFLGFGLPSSAPSLGELTLQAKQNLQAPWLGFTAFITFAVMLSLLVFIFEGVRDAFDPRKTFS; this is encoded by the coding sequence ATGGAAATGCAAGTGACCCCAAAACCGAAACGCATGTGGCTGTCGCCGCTGAACCAACGCCGCTGGCGCAATTTTCAACGCAACAGACGTGCGGTCTGGTCGCTGTGGATATTCACAGTACTGTTTGTGCTATCGTTGTTCGCGGAGTTGATCGCCAACGATAAACCGATCCTTGTGTCGTATCGCGGCGAACTGCGGATGCCGATTGTGTCGTTCTATTCGGAACGTGACTACGGCGGCGATTTCCCGACGGAGGCTGTTTACGGCGACGTCGAGGTGAAATGCCTGATCGCGACGGGCGGGCTGGAGGATTGCTTCGATGATCCCGAAGGGCTGCTTGAAACGGTGGAAAGCGGCGGTGACGTTGATATCGAAGGGTTCCAGAAAGGTTGGACCATCTGGCCGATTATTCCCTATTCTTACAACACGATCGTTGATCGTCCTGGTGCTGCGCCCGCAGCACCAAATGTGATTGCAAGACCTGAGATCGCTGACGCCGATAGGCCGAGAGGCAGGATAGCTAGATGGGCTTCTCGAATCCCTGTCCTTCTTCCTGCCGATCAGAGGGGCAACAATATTTTGGGTACAGACGATACCAAACGCGATGTGGCAGCTAGGATCATCTATGGGTTCCGCCTATCGATTTTGTTTGCGGGTATCGTGACCATCGGGTCGTCGTTGATCGGCATTCTTGCGGGGGCCGTGCAGGGCTATTTCGGTGGTTGGACCGATCTGATCTTCCAGCGGTTCATCGAGATTTGGACGGGGATGCCGTCGCTCTATGTGATCATCATCGTCTTCGCGATTGTGGGGCGAAGTTTCTGGCTGCTTGTGTTCTTAACCATACTCTTTGGCTGGCCTGCTTTGGTGGGCCTTGTGCGGGCCGAATTCCTGCGCGCGCGTAATTTCGAATATGTCCGCGCGGCCAAGGCGCTTGGCGTATCTGACCGCACGATCATGTTCCGCCACATGTTGCCCAACGCGATGGTCGCGACGGTCACGATGCTGCCGTTCCTTGTGACGGGGGCGATTGGCGGTCTCGCATCGCTCGACTTCCTCGGTTTCGGCTTGCCGTCGTCCGCCCCGTCGTTGGGGGAGCTGACCTTGCAAGCAAAACAGAACCTACAGGCCCCATGGCTTGGCTTCACCGCATTCATCACCTTTGCCGTGATGCTGTCCTTGCTGGTGTTCATCTTTGAAGGCGTCCGCGACGCGTTTGATCCGCGAAAGACGTTCTCATGA